In one window of Kitasatospora sp. MMS16-BH015 DNA:
- the kdpF gene encoding K(+)-transporting ATPase subunit F translates to MSAENIAGLIVAVALIGYLVVALIHPEKF, encoded by the coding sequence ATGAGCGCCGAGAACATCGCAGGTCTCATCGTCGCCGTCGCGCTCATCGGCTACCTCGTCGTGGCGCTGATCCACCCGGAGAAGTTCTGA
- the kdpA gene encoding potassium-transporting ATPase subunit KdpA, whose protein sequence is MSSTLAGWLQALALVGALALCYRPLGDYIAHLLTSARHLRVERGLYKLAGVDGDADQRWPVYLRSVLAFSAVSVLFLYGLIRLQTHLLLSLGVPQMEPHQAWNTAISFVTNTNWQSYAGESAMGHLVQMAGLAVQNFVSAAVGIAIVAALIRGFTRNRTDRVGNFWVDLTRISLRLLLPLSVVFALVLVANGVVQNFHGFHDLTTVTGSTQSIPGGPVASQEVIKELGTNGGGFFNANSAHPFENPTGFTNWLEIFLLLVISFSLPRTFGKMVGDHRQGYAIVAVMGLFWVASAALITFFEHQHAGSALNAAGASMEGKEQRFGIAASSLFAASTTLTSTGAVNSMHDSYTPGGGGLTIFDMMLGEIAPGGTGSGLYGMLILAIVAVFVAGLMVGRTPEYLGKKLGGREMKFASLYILTTPTLVLIGTGVAIALPGERAGMLNSGAHGFSEVLYAFTSAANNNGSAFGGITVNTSWYDTALGLAMVLGRFLPMVFVLALAGSLARQQPVPATPGTLPTHKPLFVGLLSGVVLIVVGLTYFPALALGPIAEGLH, encoded by the coding sequence ATGAGTTCCACTCTTGCCGGGTGGCTCCAGGCCCTCGCCCTGGTGGGTGCGCTGGCCCTGTGCTACCGCCCGCTCGGCGACTACATAGCCCACCTGCTCACCTCCGCCAGACACCTCCGAGTCGAGCGCGGCCTCTACAAGCTGGCCGGGGTCGACGGTGACGCCGACCAGCGCTGGCCGGTCTACCTCCGCTCGGTGCTGGCCTTCTCCGCCGTCTCCGTGCTCTTCCTCTACGGCCTGATCCGGCTCCAGACCCACCTGCTGCTCAGCCTCGGCGTGCCGCAGATGGAGCCGCACCAGGCTTGGAACACCGCGATCTCCTTCGTCACCAACACCAACTGGCAGTCCTATGCCGGTGAGTCGGCCATGGGCCACCTGGTGCAGATGGCCGGCCTGGCGGTGCAGAACTTCGTCTCCGCGGCCGTCGGCATCGCCATCGTGGCCGCCCTGATCCGGGGCTTCACTCGCAACCGCACGGACCGGGTCGGCAACTTCTGGGTCGACCTGACCAGGATCAGCCTGCGCCTGCTGCTGCCGCTCTCCGTCGTCTTCGCGCTGGTGCTGGTGGCCAACGGCGTGGTGCAGAACTTCCACGGCTTTCACGACCTGACCACCGTCACCGGCTCCACCCAGTCGATCCCCGGTGGCCCGGTGGCCTCGCAGGAGGTCATCAAGGAGCTGGGCACCAACGGCGGCGGCTTCTTCAACGCCAACTCGGCCCACCCGTTCGAGAACCCGACGGGCTTCACCAACTGGCTGGAGATCTTCCTGCTGCTGGTGATCTCCTTCTCGCTGCCGCGCACCTTCGGCAAGATGGTCGGCGACCACCGCCAGGGCTACGCGATCGTGGCCGTGATGGGCCTGTTCTGGGTGGCCTCGGCCGCGCTGATCACCTTCTTCGAGCACCAGCACGCGGGCAGCGCGCTGAACGCGGCCGGCGCCTCGATGGAGGGCAAGGAGCAGCGCTTCGGCATCGCGGCCAGCTCGCTCTTCGCCGCCTCCACCACGCTCACCTCCACCGGCGCGGTGAACAGCATGCACGACTCGTACACCCCGGGCGGCGGCGGTCTGACGATCTTCGACATGATGCTCGGCGAGATCGCCCCCGGCGGCACCGGTTCGGGCCTGTACGGGATGCTGATCCTGGCGATCGTCGCGGTCTTCGTGGCGGGCCTGATGGTCGGCCGGACCCCGGAGTACCTGGGCAAGAAGCTCGGCGGCCGGGAGATGAAGTTCGCCTCGCTCTACATCCTGACCACCCCCACCCTGGTGCTGATCGGCACCGGTGTCGCGATCGCCCTGCCGGGCGAGCGGGCGGGGATGCTCAACTCGGGTGCGCACGGCTTCTCCGAGGTGCTCTACGCCTTCACCTCGGCGGCCAACAACAACGGGTCGGCGTTCGGCGGCATCACCGTCAACACGTCCTGGTACGACACCGCGCTGGGCCTGGCCATGGTGCTGGGGCGCTTCCTGCCGATGGTGTTCGTCCTCGCGCTGGCGGGCTCGCTCGCCAGGCAGCAGCCCGTCCCCGCCACCCCGGGCACCCTGCCCACCCACAAGCCGCTGTTCGTCGGCCTGCTGTCGGGCGTCGTCCTGATCGTCGTCGGCCTCACCTACTTCCCGGCTCTCGCTCTCGGGCCGATCGCGGAAGGTCTGCACTGA
- the kdpB gene encoding potassium-transporting ATPase subunit KdpB: protein MSTTLAPAPVEEAPATPHRVQGGLLDPKLILASLPDAVKKLDPRVMVKNPVMFVVEVGSVVTTIAAIASPSVFAWSITVWLWLTTVFANLAEAVAEGRGKAQADTLRKAKTESVARRLVNWPSSEAEEEVPGTALRLGDHVVVEAGQTIPGDGDVVEGVASVDESAITGESAPVIRESGGDRSAVTGGTKVLSDRIVVRIATEPGKSFIDRMIALVEGAARQKTPNEIALNILLASLTIVFLVAVVTLQPMATFAGAPQTMIVLVALIVALIPTTIGALLSAIGIAGMDRLVQRNVLAMSGRAVEAAGDVNTLLLDKTGTITLGNRQAAEFRPAEGVTVSDLADAAQLSSLADETPEGRSIVVLAKTEYGLRARAQGELAHATWVPFTAQTRMSGVDVDGTQVRKGAAASAANWVTEHGGSVGVDVATLVDGISAAGGTPLVVATKAGAAPAQVLGVIYLKDVVKEGMRERFDELRRMGIKTVMITGDNPLTAKAIAEEAGVDDFLAEATPEDKMALIKKEQEGGKLVAMTGDGTNDAPALAQADVGVAMNTGTMAAKEAGNMVDLDSNPTKLIEIVEIGKQLLITRGALTTFSIANDVAKYFAIIPAMFATVYPGLRHLNIMGLHSPQSAITSAIIFNALVIIGLIPLALRGVKYRPSDASSLLTRNILVYGLGGLIVPFVGIKAIDLIVQFIPGLS from the coding sequence ATGTCCACCACGCTCGCTCCCGCCCCGGTCGAAGAGGCCCCGGCCACTCCGCACAGAGTCCAAGGCGGCCTGCTCGACCCGAAGTTGATCCTGGCCTCGCTGCCGGACGCGGTGAAGAAGCTCGACCCCCGGGTGATGGTCAAGAACCCGGTGATGTTCGTGGTCGAGGTCGGCTCGGTGGTCACCACGATCGCCGCCATCGCCAGCCCGTCCGTGTTCGCCTGGTCGATCACCGTCTGGCTCTGGCTCACCACGGTCTTCGCCAACCTGGCCGAGGCGGTGGCCGAGGGCCGCGGCAAGGCCCAGGCCGACACGCTGCGCAAGGCCAAGACCGAGAGCGTCGCCCGCCGACTCGTCAACTGGCCGAGCAGCGAGGCCGAGGAGGAGGTGCCCGGCACCGCGCTGCGCCTCGGTGACCACGTGGTGGTCGAGGCCGGGCAGACCATCCCCGGCGACGGTGACGTGGTCGAGGGCGTCGCCTCGGTGGACGAGTCGGCGATCACGGGTGAGTCCGCGCCGGTGATCCGTGAGTCGGGTGGCGACCGGTCGGCCGTCACCGGCGGCACGAAGGTGCTGTCGGACCGGATCGTGGTGAGGATCGCGACCGAGCCCGGCAAGTCCTTCATCGACCGGATGATCGCGCTGGTCGAGGGCGCGGCCCGGCAGAAGACGCCGAACGAGATCGCGCTCAACATCCTGCTGGCCTCGCTGACCATCGTCTTCCTGGTCGCGGTGGTGACGCTGCAGCCGATGGCGACCTTCGCGGGTGCGCCGCAGACGATGATCGTGCTGGTGGCGCTGATCGTCGCGCTGATCCCCACCACGATCGGGGCGCTGCTCTCGGCGATCGGCATCGCGGGCATGGACCGGCTGGTGCAGCGCAACGTGCTGGCGATGTCGGGGCGCGCGGTGGAGGCGGCGGGCGACGTCAACACGCTGCTGCTGGACAAGACCGGCACCATCACCCTCGGTAACCGTCAGGCCGCCGAGTTCCGGCCCGCAGAAGGCGTCACCGTGTCCGATCTGGCCGATGCCGCCCAGCTGTCCAGCCTCGCCGACGAGACGCCCGAGGGCCGCTCGATCGTCGTGCTCGCCAAGACCGAGTACGGTCTGCGGGCCCGCGCCCAGGGTGAGTTGGCGCACGCCACCTGGGTCCCGTTCACGGCCCAGACTCGGATGTCCGGGGTGGACGTGGACGGCACCCAGGTCCGGAAGGGCGCTGCCGCCTCGGCGGCCAACTGGGTGACGGAGCACGGTGGTTCGGTCGGCGTCGATGTCGCGACGCTGGTCGACGGCATCTCGGCGGCCGGCGGTACGCCGCTGGTGGTGGCCACCAAGGCCGGTGCCGCGCCCGCCCAGGTGCTCGGGGTGATCTACCTCAAGGACGTGGTCAAGGAGGGCATGCGGGAGCGGTTCGACGAGTTGCGCCGGATGGGCATCAAGACCGTCATGATCACGGGTGACAACCCGCTGACCGCCAAGGCGATCGCGGAGGAGGCGGGCGTGGACGACTTCCTCGCCGAGGCCACCCCCGAGGACAAGATGGCCCTGATCAAGAAGGAGCAGGAGGGCGGCAAGCTGGTCGCGATGACCGGTGACGGCACCAACGACGCCCCCGCGCTCGCTCAGGCCGACGTGGGCGTGGCGATGAACACGGGCACCATGGCGGCCAAGGAGGCCGGCAACATGGTCGACCTGGACTCCAACCCCACCAAGCTGATCGAGATCGTCGAGATCGGCAAGCAACTCCTGATCACCCGTGGGGCGTTGACCACCTTCTCGATCGCCAACGACGTGGCCAAGTACTTCGCGATCATCCCCGCGATGTTCGCCACCGTCTACCCGGGCCTGCGCCACCTCAACATCATGGGCCTGCACAGCCCGCAGTCCGCGATCACCTCGGCGATCATCTTCAACGCCCTGGTCATCATCGGCCTGATCCCGCTCGCCCTGCGCGGCGTCAAGTACCGCCCCTCCGACGCCAGTTCGCTGCTGACCCGGAACATCCTGGTTTACGGCCTGGGCGGTCTGATCGTCCCGTTCGTCGGGATCAAGGCGATCGACCTGATCGTCCAGTTCATCCCCGGCCTGAGCTGA
- the kdpC gene encoding potassium-transporting ATPase subunit KdpC, whose protein sequence is MSKPLPAVVRTYSTALRMLLVMTVILGIAYPLLVTGVSQVAFADKANGSIVQSEGKEVGSSLLGQSYDLPKKNPDDPKEEAQPDPQWFQPRPSAANYDPHGSAASNLGPNSDDLLKAVNDRRAAVAAFDGVDPASVPPDALTASGSGLDPHISLAYAQEQVARVAKARHLSADAVAKLVEKYTEGRSVGFLGQAGVNVVLLNKALSEQR, encoded by the coding sequence ATGTCCAAGCCTCTGCCCGCCGTCGTGCGGACGTACTCCACCGCCTTGCGGATGCTGCTGGTGATGACGGTGATCCTGGGGATCGCCTACCCGCTGCTGGTCACCGGCGTCAGCCAGGTCGCCTTCGCCGACAAGGCGAACGGCTCGATCGTGCAGTCCGAGGGCAAGGAGGTCGGCTCCAGCCTGCTGGGCCAGAGCTACGACCTGCCGAAGAAGAACCCCGACGACCCGAAGGAGGAGGCGCAGCCGGACCCGCAGTGGTTCCAGCCCCGGCCCTCGGCCGCGAACTACGACCCGCACGGCTCGGCCGCCTCCAACCTCGGCCCCAACAGTGACGATCTGCTGAAGGCCGTGAACGACCGCCGTGCCGCGGTCGCCGCCTTCGACGGGGTCGATCCGGCGAGCGTGCCGCCGGACGCGCTGACGGCCTCCGGTTCCGGGCTTGACCCGCACATCTCCCTCGCCTATGCGCAGGAGCAGGTGGCCCGGGTGGCCAAGGCTCGCCACCTGTCCGCCGACGCGGTGGCCAAGCTGGTCGAGAAGTACACCGAGGGCCGTTCGGTCGGTTTCCTCGGCCAGGCCGGCGTCAACGTGGTGCTGCTCAACAAGGCGTTGAGCGAGCAGAGGTGA
- a CDS encoding ATP-binding protein codes for MFHDRPARAGRLRVYLGSAPGVGKTYRMLDEARRRQERGGEVVVGYLECHGRRHTEAMVAGLEVLPRVTRTYRGTEFQEMDLDGLLARRPAVALVDELAHTNIPGGRHAKRWQDVEELLAAGIDVITTVNVQHLESLNDVVQKITGIPQRETVPDEVVRRADQLELVDMAPQALRRRMAHGNVYKAEKVDAALSNYFRVGNLTALRELALLWVAGRVDEGLRDYRAAHDIDRVWETRERVVVALTGGPEGETIVRRAARIADRTAGGELLAVHVARSDGLAGASPGALAEQRQLVETLGGSYHVVVGDDIPTSLLAFARAHHATQLVLGTSRRGRLSRFLTGPGIGETTVDRSEDIDVHMVTHEFTGRGRLPALGRRHSRRRTAAGFAAGLALPGLLTAVLSQSSHNLNLTTVALIFQLGVVAVALLGGALSALLASLTASLLLNYYFIPPVHTFTIGEPNNVIALAVFAAVALTVSTVVDRAARQTARAARATAEAETLSTLAGSVLRGAEALPALLEKSRTAFGMRSVALLDRTSGEVLARSDAPPPQPGAAQPASTTPDTTPECTTPESTTPEFTSELPVGERALLVLHGRRLPAADQRVLAAFAAHVGAALERDRLATVAAEVEPIKAADRMRTALLAAVSHDLRTPLAAALASIGSLRSPEVEFSPEDQAELLDLADQSLVKLARLVDNLLDMSRLQAGALTLHLAPTALEDVLLRAVDSLPHPSPPDTLARDASRHPAFSAARVQPLDLDTAPPVLADGPLLERVLANVITNALRHNAPGAPVLVTAGRHADRVEVRVVDRGPGIAPADRDRVFLPFQRLGDTDNTTGVGLGLALSRGLAEAMGGSLEVEDTPGGGTTMLLTLPAAETPR; via the coding sequence ATGTTCCACGACCGCCCCGCCCGCGCCGGCCGGCTGCGGGTGTACCTCGGCTCCGCCCCGGGCGTCGGCAAGACGTACCGGATGCTGGACGAGGCCCGTCGCCGCCAGGAGCGCGGCGGGGAGGTGGTGGTCGGCTACCTGGAGTGCCACGGCCGCCGGCACACCGAGGCGATGGTGGCCGGTCTGGAGGTGCTGCCCCGGGTCACCCGCACCTACCGGGGCACCGAGTTCCAGGAGATGGACCTGGACGGGCTGCTGGCCCGCCGCCCCGCCGTGGCGCTGGTGGACGAGTTGGCGCACACCAACATCCCCGGCGGTCGGCACGCCAAGCGGTGGCAGGACGTGGAGGAGCTGCTGGCGGCCGGGATCGACGTGATCACGACCGTCAACGTCCAGCACCTGGAGTCGCTGAACGACGTGGTGCAAAAGATCACCGGTATCCCGCAGCGGGAGACCGTGCCGGACGAGGTGGTGCGCCGGGCCGACCAGCTCGAACTGGTCGACATGGCCCCGCAGGCACTGCGCCGCCGGATGGCCCACGGGAACGTCTACAAGGCCGAGAAGGTGGACGCCGCGCTCTCCAACTACTTCCGGGTCGGCAACCTGACCGCCCTGCGCGAGCTCGCCCTGCTCTGGGTCGCCGGGCGGGTGGACGAGGGCCTGCGCGACTACCGGGCCGCGCACGACATCGACCGGGTCTGGGAGACCCGCGAACGGGTGGTGGTCGCCCTGACCGGCGGGCCCGAGGGCGAGACCATCGTCCGCCGGGCCGCCCGGATCGCCGACCGCACGGCGGGCGGCGAACTGCTGGCCGTGCACGTCGCGCGCAGCGACGGCCTGGCCGGCGCCTCCCCGGGCGCGCTGGCCGAGCAGCGGCAACTGGTCGAGACCCTCGGCGGCAGCTACCACGTGGTGGTCGGCGACGACATCCCCACCTCGCTGCTCGCCTTCGCCCGGGCCCACCATGCGACCCAGTTGGTGCTCGGCACCAGCCGCCGCGGCCGGCTCAGCCGGTTCCTCACCGGCCCCGGCATCGGCGAGACCACGGTGGACCGTTCCGAGGACATCGACGTCCACATGGTCACCCACGAGTTCACCGGCCGGGGCCGGCTGCCCGCCCTCGGCCGCCGCCACTCGCGCCGCCGCACCGCCGCCGGCTTCGCGGCGGGCCTGGCGCTGCCCGGGCTGCTCACCGCCGTGCTCTCCCAGTCCAGCCACAACCTCAACCTGACCACCGTCGCGCTGATCTTCCAGCTCGGCGTGGTCGCGGTGGCCCTGCTCGGCGGCGCGCTCTCGGCGCTGCTCGCCTCGCTCACGGCCTCGCTGCTGCTGAACTACTACTTCATCCCGCCGGTGCACACCTTCACCATCGGCGAGCCCAACAACGTGATCGCGCTGGCGGTCTTCGCGGCGGTGGCACTCACCGTCTCCACCGTGGTCGACCGGGCCGCCCGCCAGACCGCCCGGGCCGCCCGCGCCACCGCCGAGGCCGAGACCCTCTCCACCCTGGCCGGCAGCGTGCTGCGCGGCGCGGAGGCGCTGCCCGCCCTGCTGGAGAAGTCCCGTACGGCCTTCGGCATGCGCTCGGTCGCCCTGCTCGACCGCACCAGCGGCGAGGTGCTGGCCCGCAGCGACGCCCCGCCCCCGCAGCCCGGCGCCGCCCAGCCCGCAAGCACCACCCCCGACACCACCCCCGAGTGCACCACCCCCGAAAGCACCACCCCCGAGTTCACCAGCGAACTCCCGGTCGGCGAGCGCGCCCTGCTGGTGCTCCACGGCCGCCGCCTCCCCGCCGCAGACCAGCGCGTGCTGGCCGCCTTCGCCGCGCACGTCGGCGCCGCCCTCGAACGGGACCGGCTGGCCACCGTGGCCGCCGAGGTGGAGCCGATCAAGGCCGCCGACCGGATGCGCACCGCCCTGCTGGCCGCCGTCAGCCACGACCTGCGCACCCCACTGGCCGCCGCCCTCGCCTCGATCGGGTCGCTGCGCAGCCCCGAGGTGGAGTTCTCGCCCGAGGACCAGGCCGAACTCCTCGACCTGGCCGACCAGTCGCTGGTGAAGCTGGCCCGGCTGGTGGACAACCTGCTCGACATGAGCCGCCTCCAGGCCGGGGCCCTCACCCTGCACCTGGCCCCCACCGCGCTGGAGGACGTGCTGCTCCGCGCGGTCGACTCGCTGCCCCACCCGTCGCCCCCCGACACCCTTGCTCGAGACGCTTCGCGTCACCCCGCGTTCTCCGCAGCCCGCGTCCAGCCGCTCGACCTGGACACCGCCCCGCCCGTGCTCGCCGACGGCCCGCTGCTGGAGCGGGTGCTGGCCAACGTGATCACCAACGCGCTGCGCCACAACGCCCCCGGCGCCCCCGTCCTGGTCACGGCCGGCCGGCACGCCGACCGGGTCGAGGTGCGGGTGGTCGACCGGGGGCCCGGCATCGCCCCGGCCGACCGCGACCGGGTCTTCCTCCCGTTCCAGCGGCTCGGCGACACCGACAACACCACCGGCGTGGGCCTCGGCCTCGCCCTCTCCCGCGGCCTGGCCGAGGCCATGGGCGGCTCGCTGGAGGTCGAGGACACCCCCGGCGGCGGCACCACCATGCTGCTCACCCTCCCGGCTGCCGAGACCCCGCGTTAG
- a CDS encoding amino acid transporter, with protein sequence MAKQHPGPHVQAPTEHKGQRWWKVMCLTGVDYFSTLGYQPGIAALAAGLLSPIATIVLVAVTLLGALPVYRRVAQESPHGEGSIAMLERLLSFWKGKLFVLALLGFAATDFLITITLSAADATAHLVENPHLTSTLGGHQVLITLLLVALLGGVFLKGFSEAIGIAVGLVAVYLALNVVVVAVGLYHVISAPHVITDWSSALTAQHGNPILMVGVALVVFPKLALGLSGFETGVAVMPHIEGEEGDTEEKPAGRIKGARKLLTTSAVIMSVFLIATSFITTLLIPADEFKAGGQANGRALAFLAHQYLGGAFGSVYDLSTIVILWFAGASAMAGMLNLMPRYLPRYGMAPHWARAVRPMVLVLTMIAFLVTWLFDANVDAQGGAYATGVLVLITSAAIAVTIAAHKAGQRNWTIGFGVIALVFCYTTVVNVAERPDGVKIGGCFIAGIVLISLLSRLARAFELRVTSVELDEVAARFVRDTSHRTIRLIANEPNSRDLTEYRDKLHQIRADNGIPPEDDLVFVEVTVRDASDFEAELKVRGEVLHDRYRVLTLEHSSVPNALAAILLHVRDETGQQPHIYFEWTEGNPFAQFLRFFLFGQGEVAPVTREVLREAEPDRARRPRVHVG encoded by the coding sequence ATGGCCAAGCAGCACCCGGGCCCGCACGTCCAGGCCCCGACCGAGCACAAGGGCCAGCGCTGGTGGAAGGTCATGTGCCTCACCGGCGTCGACTACTTCTCCACCCTCGGCTACCAGCCCGGCATCGCGGCCCTCGCGGCCGGCCTGCTCTCGCCGATCGCCACCATCGTGCTGGTCGCCGTCACCCTGCTCGGCGCGCTCCCGGTCTACCGTCGGGTCGCCCAGGAGAGCCCGCACGGCGAGGGTTCGATCGCGATGCTGGAGCGGCTGCTCTCGTTCTGGAAGGGCAAGCTCTTCGTGCTGGCCCTGCTGGGCTTCGCGGCCACCGACTTCCTGATCACCATCACCCTCTCCGCGGCCGACGCCACCGCCCACCTGGTGGAGAACCCGCACCTGACCAGCACCCTGGGCGGCCACCAGGTACTGATCACGCTGCTGCTGGTCGCCCTGCTCGGCGGCGTCTTCCTCAAGGGCTTCAGCGAGGCGATCGGCATCGCCGTCGGCCTGGTCGCGGTCTACCTCGCCCTCAACGTGGTCGTGGTCGCGGTGGGCCTCTACCACGTGATCAGCGCGCCCCACGTGATCACCGACTGGTCCAGCGCGCTCACCGCCCAGCACGGCAACCCGATCCTGATGGTCGGCGTGGCCCTGGTGGTCTTCCCCAAGCTCGCGCTCGGCCTCTCCGGCTTCGAGACCGGCGTCGCCGTGATGCCGCACATCGAGGGTGAGGAGGGCGACACCGAGGAGAAGCCCGCCGGCCGGATCAAGGGCGCCCGCAAGCTGCTGACGACCTCCGCCGTGATCATGAGCGTCTTCCTGATCGCCACCAGCTTCATCACCACGCTGCTCATCCCGGCCGACGAGTTCAAGGCCGGCGGCCAGGCCAACGGCCGCGCCCTGGCCTTCCTCGCCCACCAGTACCTCGGTGGCGCCTTCGGCAGCGTCTACGACCTCTCCACCATCGTCATCCTCTGGTTCGCCGGCGCCTCCGCGATGGCCGGGATGCTCAATCTGATGCCCCGCTACCTTCCGCGCTACGGCATGGCCCCGCACTGGGCCCGCGCCGTCCGCCCGATGGTGCTGGTGCTCACCATGATCGCCTTCCTGGTCACCTGGCTGTTCGACGCCAACGTGGACGCCCAGGGCGGCGCGTACGCCACCGGTGTGCTGGTGCTGATCACCTCGGCCGCCATCGCGGTGACCATCGCCGCCCACAAGGCCGGCCAGCGCAACTGGACCATCGGCTTCGGCGTGATCGCCCTGGTCTTCTGCTACACCACCGTGGTCAACGTGGCCGAGCGCCCGGACGGCGTGAAGATCGGTGGCTGCTTCATCGCCGGCATCGTGCTCATCTCGCTGCTCTCCCGGCTGGCCCGCGCCTTCGAACTGCGCGTCACCAGCGTGGAGCTGGACGAGGTGGCGGCCCGGTTCGTCCGGGACACCTCGCACCGCACCATCCGCCTGATCGCCAACGAGCCCAACAGCCGCGACCTCACCGAGTACCGCGACAAGCTGCACCAGATCCGGGCCGACAACGGCATCCCGCCCGAGGACGACCTGGTCTTCGTCGAGGTCACCGTCCGCGACGCCTCCGACTTCGAGGCCGAGCTGAAGGTCCGCGGCGAGGTGCTGCACGACCGGTACCGGGTGCTCACCCTGGAGCACTCCAGCGTGCCGAACGCGCTGGCCGCGATACTGCTGCACGTCCGCGACGAGACCGGCCAGCAGCCGCACATCTACTTCGAGTGGACCGAGGGCAACCCCTTCGCCCAGTTCCTCCGGTTCTTCCTCTTCGGCCAGGGCGAGGTCGCCCCGGTCACCCGCGAGGTGCTCCGCGAGGCCGAGCCCGACCGGGCCCGCCGCCCGCGCGTGCACGTCGGCTGA